A section of the bacterium genome encodes:
- a CDS encoding FlgD immunoglobulin-like domain containing protein, translating into ESNTYVTVTNDSAWFGNIAQNDSALSNPYYVFNVASNTPNNTPVNFTLQFHDFNDSIWTSYKTLTVYAPVLTYQSNQVTGGNGNGILDPGETANIIVTIKNEGGAIANSVTSRLREASTYITVSDSSGNFGNINPGNTATNNGDPYTVTASAATPIGTAVPFDVEVRSGIYCDTLTFSLNVGKMMPSDTGYYYTYWSHGPYAQCPVYSWYAIDTTQSVHVGTPLDFGDDQTSTVTLPFTFQYYGVNYTQVSICSNGWLALGSTTSTDYTNSGIPNTDGPPAMVAGVWDDLYPGTAGEPACLYYYNDATNHRFVVEWFKVPHISYPLTQETFEIILYNEAYYPTPTNDGEIIVQYQNAMKETDNTCGIENSAQTVGIQYFLEGAYHTLGVPITDTFALKYTTVKPSLIGIEEENALAALVNKELLAVCPSVGAGRFNIAYSIKPGASDISLRIYDASGRLVKTFNDLANGPFCQVTWNGDDDAGRSVSTGIYFVRLNMDNVKVVDKAVLLR; encoded by the coding sequence GAGAGCAACACCTACGTGACCGTTACCAATGATTCAGCCTGGTTCGGCAATATCGCCCAGAACGACTCTGCCCTGTCAAATCCGTACTACGTGTTCAATGTCGCGAGCAACACGCCCAATAACACTCCGGTAAATTTCACGCTCCAGTTCCATGATTTCAACGATTCGATCTGGACTTCTTACAAAACGCTGACCGTCTATGCGCCGGTGCTCACTTATCAAAGCAACCAGGTCACGGGCGGGAACGGCAACGGCATCCTTGATCCGGGCGAAACCGCCAATATCATCGTTACGATCAAGAACGAAGGCGGCGCAATCGCCAACAGCGTGACATCAAGGTTAAGGGAAGCATCGACGTACATCACGGTCTCGGATTCGTCCGGCAACTTCGGGAACATCAACCCCGGCAATACGGCTACTAATAATGGTGATCCCTATACGGTCACTGCCAGCGCTGCCACGCCCATCGGCACGGCGGTCCCGTTCGATGTCGAGGTGCGTTCCGGCATTTACTGCGACACGCTGACATTCTCGCTGAACGTCGGCAAGATGATGCCCAGCGATACGGGTTATTACTATACATACTGGTCTCACGGTCCTTATGCCCAGTGCCCGGTTTATTCCTGGTACGCGATCGATACGACACAATCAGTGCATGTCGGAACGCCGCTTGATTTCGGCGACGACCAGACCAGCACCGTGACCCTGCCGTTCACGTTCCAGTACTACGGCGTGAACTATACCCAGGTCTCGATCTGTTCCAATGGCTGGCTCGCGCTGGGTTCGACCACGAGCACGGACTATACGAACAGCGGCATTCCCAACACGGATGGTCCGCCGGCGATGGTCGCCGGTGTATGGGACGACCTGTATCCGGGAACGGCGGGCGAACCGGCGTGTCTGTATTATTACAATGACGCGACCAATCACCGGTTTGTGGTCGAGTGGTTCAAGGTTCCCCACATCAGCTATCCGTTGACGCAGGAAACATTCGAGATCATTCTCTACAACGAAGCCTACTATCCGACGCCGACCAATGACGGTGAGATCATCGTCCAGTATCAAAACGCGATGAAGGAGACGGACAATACGTGCGGTATCGAGAACAGCGCCCAGACCGTCGGCATCCAGTACTTCCTGGAAGGTGCATACCACACACTAGGCGTGCCGATCACTGACACGTTCGCCTTGAAGTACACGACCGTAAAACCGTCGCTCATCGGTATCGAGGAAGAGAATGCGCTGGCCGCGCTTGTCAACAAAGAACTGCTGGCAGTCTGTCCCTCGGTCGGTGCGGGCAGGTTCAACATCGCCTACAGCATCAAGCCGGGGGCCAGCGATATCAGCCTCAGGATCTACGATGCCTCGGGCCGGCTCGTCAAGACGTTCAATGATTTGGCGAACGGGCCGTTCTGCCAGGTCACCTGGAACGGCGATGACGACGCGGGACGCAGCGTATCCACCGGCATCTACTTTGTCCGCCTTAACATGGACAACGTCAAGGTAGTGGATAAAGCGGTACTGTTGAGATAA